From a single Haladaptatus caseinilyticus genomic region:
- a CDS encoding sodium:solute symporter family protein, with amino-acid sequence MALTGVSPLFIGTVVVYFLVILGIGYYGYIRTTDEEDFLVAGREIGPVVGGATLSATQMSAGTLVGTFGIHYLLGFGFIWIWPGLWAGWIVSLLLVAPQMRRFGRVTVPDFIAVRYGDDGANGNYSRAIGAILIVIAYTVYLSAQVTGGGIIFQSILGLDPEIGIITMALIAVFYTSIGGMRASILTDFVQAIIMAVAVVIALPLSFTFVGGLGTVNAIFQSFNPSFVGQALSTQEIVGFMAAFGFSIAAAPYEITRIYSMKDEKTVRQAIGITLIFQSIIGTSVALLAIYMRIMFPALSNPDLASVIMSLNVLGPILGALLVCAIFSAILSTVDSVMIVSGAGLAHDIYVQLFNPDASERQKVWANRIAIAILGLIPLALALNRGLVGDLVQLIVVLQASMMGAMFFMPLVLGLHWRRATTAGGVAGMIFGFSTVVIWHVGTEILSYIPESLAGYDPVIPGVIVSFIVMVTISYATKKPSPESLAPFFDNVVSVDGGSDSDQDT; translated from the coding sequence ATGGCACTCACGGGTGTTAGCCCACTGTTCATTGGCACTGTCGTCGTGTACTTCCTTGTCATTCTCGGCATCGGCTATTACGGATATATTCGAACAACTGATGAAGAAGACTTTCTTGTTGCAGGTCGTGAAATCGGTCCAGTCGTCGGTGGTGCAACCCTTTCTGCTACGCAAATGAGTGCGGGAACACTGGTTGGAACATTCGGCATACACTACCTCCTTGGGTTTGGCTTTATTTGGATCTGGCCTGGATTATGGGCTGGATGGATCGTTTCACTTCTTCTCGTCGCACCGCAGATGCGGCGCTTTGGGCGAGTCACTGTGCCTGATTTTATTGCCGTACGATACGGAGATGACGGTGCCAATGGGAATTACTCGCGTGCCATCGGAGCGATACTCATTGTCATCGCATACACCGTCTACCTTAGTGCACAAGTAACAGGCGGTGGGATAATCTTCCAGTCGATACTTGGACTTGACCCTGAAATTGGGATCATTACTATGGCTCTAATCGCAGTATTTTACACTTCTATAGGCGGCATGCGAGCAAGCATTCTGACCGACTTCGTTCAGGCTATCATCATGGCAGTCGCAGTCGTCATTGCGCTCCCACTCTCGTTTACTTTTGTTGGTGGACTGGGAACCGTCAATGCCATTTTCCAATCGTTTAATCCTTCTTTCGTCGGACAGGCGCTATCTACGCAAGAGATTGTTGGCTTCATGGCTGCATTCGGCTTCTCCATCGCTGCCGCACCATATGAAATAACCCGCATTTACTCGATGAAAGATGAGAAGACAGTTCGCCAAGCTATTGGCATCACCCTTATTTTCCAATCGATCATCGGAACCTCGGTCGCGTTACTTGCGATCTACATGCGCATCATGTTTCCTGCTCTTTCGAATCCCGACCTCGCTAGCGTTATCATGAGTCTGAACGTGCTCGGACCAATCTTGGGGGCACTACTCGTCTGCGCCATCTTTTCGGCGATCCTTTCAACCGTCGACTCTGTAATGATCGTTTCTGGTGCGGGACTCGCTCACGATATTTATGTCCAACTCTTCAACCCTGACGCGTCGGAGCGACAGAAAGTGTGGGCAAACCGCATTGCAATCGCCATCCTCGGACTTATTCCACTTGCACTTGCACTCAACCGCGGGCTTGTCGGCGATCTCGTCCAACTGATCGTTGTCCTCCAAGCATCTATGATGGGTGCGATGTTCTTCATGCCGCTTGTGCTCGGCCTACATTGGAGGCGCGCTACTACAGCAGGTGGCGTTGCTGGGATGATATTTGGGTTCTCTACGGTCGTCATCTGGCACGTCGGCACCGAGATTCTCTCATATATTCCGGAGAGCCTCGCTGGTTATGATCCTGTCATTCCAGGTGTAATAGTGAGTTTCATCGTCATGGTCACCATCTCTTATGCCACAAAGAAACCGTCTCCCGAATCACTTGCGCCGTTCTTTGACAACGTTGTTTCCGTCGACGGTGGCAGTGATAGCGATCAGGACACATAA
- a CDS encoding M20/M25/M40 family metallo-hydrolase, translating to MSATEYVESKFDGFINDLFDLLAQPSISATSEGISECIDLVGQLCRDYGFDTVEIIETPGQPSVIAHAYVGGDPDNEAPTSLIYGHYDVQPVAPQEWTTPPFSPTIREGPDGDKRIYARGAGDNKGQWFAHLCAVLALRETDGLPTNVTLLLEGEEESGSPNLEHTVRERSDELMADLTYVADGPIDSSGRPHILMGARGMCYVEVNARGANRDLHSGNYGGPIPNPAWELVRIFDSMKDEDGRITIEGFYDDVRPIKELDRDILDAMPFDSDAVKTELDVDGFAAGAGENYLEKLLYFPTLNIAGFTSGYGGEGMKTIIPSKAQAKLDMRLVADQDPNDVFEKFKNHVESHASKTVDLSVEKLGMMRPQRTPLDHPIREPILAAVATGWSTDPILKPTLGGSLPTAVFADQLDIPCVTVPYANSDENNHSPDENLSLACFRNGILTTTELLRRLAESEIV from the coding sequence ATGAGTGCCACAGAATACGTCGAATCCAAATTTGACGGCTTTATCAACGACCTTTTCGACCTTCTCGCCCAGCCATCAATCAGCGCGACCAGTGAGGGGATCTCGGAGTGTATCGATCTTGTAGGGCAACTCTGTCGCGACTATGGCTTTGACACGGTCGAGATTATAGAAACACCAGGGCAGCCATCGGTGATCGCGCACGCCTACGTCGGTGGTGATCCCGATAATGAAGCACCGACGTCTCTTATCTATGGTCACTATGACGTCCAACCCGTAGCCCCACAAGAATGGACAACACCGCCGTTTAGTCCAACGATCCGTGAGGGGCCAGACGGCGATAAACGAATCTATGCCCGCGGCGCGGGTGATAATAAAGGTCAGTGGTTCGCACACCTCTGTGCGGTTCTCGCGCTTCGCGAAACGGATGGGCTCCCGACAAACGTAACGTTACTACTGGAAGGCGAAGAAGAGAGCGGCAGCCCTAACCTGGAGCACACCGTCCGTGAGCGAAGCGATGAACTGATGGCTGATCTCACGTACGTCGCAGACGGACCGATAGACTCCTCAGGTCGACCACACATCCTCATGGGGGCGCGTGGCATGTGTTACGTTGAGGTGAACGCACGCGGGGCAAATCGCGACCTTCACTCCGGCAATTACGGCGGTCCGATTCCTAACCCTGCATGGGAACTCGTCCGTATTTTCGATTCGATGAAGGATGAAGATGGTCGCATCACGATCGAGGGGTTCTACGATGATGTTCGGCCAATTAAAGAGTTAGATCGAGACATTCTCGATGCGATGCCCTTTGACTCTGATGCAGTGAAGACGGAGCTGGACGTTGATGGCTTTGCGGCCGGTGCGGGTGAGAACTACTTGGAGAAGTTGCTCTATTTTCCCACGCTGAATATTGCTGGCTTTACAAGTGGATACGGCGGTGAGGGGATGAAGACGATTATTCCTTCGAAAGCACAGGCAAAGTTAGACATGCGCCTCGTTGCGGATCAGGATCCGAACGATGTGTTCGAGAAGTTCAAGAATCACGTCGAATCACACGCATCGAAAACGGTTGACCTTTCGGTGGAAAAATTGGGAATGATGCGCCCTCAGCGGACACCGCTTGATCATCCGATTCGTGAGCCAATATTGGCGGCGGTTGCGACGGGGTGGTCTACTGACCCGATCTTGAAACCAACACTTGGCGGGTCACTCCCGACGGCGGTGTTTGCTGACCAACTCGATATCCCTTGCGTTACTGTACCGTATGCTAATAGCGATGAGAACAATCATTCGCCGGATGAGAATCTTTCGCTTGCTTGCTTTCGAAATGGCATCTTGACGACGACGGAGTTGCTTCGCCGTTTGGCTGAGAGCGAAATTGTGTAG
- a CDS encoding amidohydrolase family protein, with protein sequence MHCIRTAGIYHPDREQLDETVVVVEDGLVVELRSDIPVDAEVIVDTDGYAMPGFVDAHSHASIRPWEGDQLNQLRAPPAVGAIRSTSNLRCDLEAGTTTMRLMGEERGLDLQLAELERQGELDAPRLLPSGVHLTPTGGHGKALTATDGVEAIRRRIRENIDEGAHHVKYFATGGVSSETGDVGRPLYTNEEVMAIVDEAHRLGVHVAAHAHGGQGALSAAEAGVDTIEHGGVLDHNTLDALDGGDQHVVGTFSILYHPHGIEAGDADSSAVMAKVEEARERGREAWEDVLSRDVPIALGTDSMHGHLADEISHLLDLGASPATALRAITTEASRAAHIDDRVGTLEVGKSADLVVVDDPPLENPQTVAEPRVVVKRGEVVA encoded by the coding sequence ATGCACTGCATTCGAACTGCCGGTATTTACCACCCAGATCGAGAACAGCTTGATGAGACTGTCGTGGTCGTAGAGGATGGCCTTGTGGTGGAACTACGCAGCGACATTCCCGTCGACGCCGAGGTGATTGTAGACACAGATGGGTACGCCATGCCTGGATTCGTAGACGCCCATTCACACGCGTCTATTCGACCGTGGGAAGGCGATCAACTAAACCAGCTACGGGCACCACCTGCCGTCGGCGCGATTCGTTCGACAAGCAACCTTCGATGTGATCTCGAAGCTGGAACGACGACGATGCGACTGATGGGCGAAGAACGTGGCCTCGACCTCCAGCTCGCTGAATTAGAGCGCCAGGGCGAACTCGACGCGCCACGTTTACTCCCGAGCGGTGTCCACCTTACTCCGACCGGCGGCCACGGAAAAGCGTTAACTGCGACCGACGGAGTAGAAGCGATACGACGGCGGATTCGTGAGAACATCGACGAAGGCGCGCACCATGTGAAGTATTTTGCCACCGGTGGCGTCTCGAGCGAGACAGGTGACGTTGGCCGGCCACTCTATACAAACGAAGAGGTGATGGCCATCGTGGATGAAGCGCATCGGCTGGGCGTTCATGTGGCCGCTCATGCCCATGGCGGTCAAGGAGCACTCTCGGCGGCCGAGGCCGGAGTAGACACCATCGAGCATGGTGGTGTACTTGATCACAATACGCTTGATGCGCTGGACGGCGGTGATCAACACGTTGTCGGGACGTTCTCGATCCTCTACCACCCGCATGGCATTGAGGCAGGAGATGCAGATTCGTCGGCGGTCATGGCGAAAGTTGAGGAGGCACGTGAGCGCGGACGCGAGGCGTGGGAGGACGTCCTCTCGCGAGATGTGCCTATTGCACTTGGTACCGACAGCATGCACGGTCACCTCGCAGACGAAATCTCTCATCTACTCGATCTCGGCGCGAGTCCTGCGACTGCACTCCGAGCGATAACGACCGAAGCATCGCGGGCAGCTCACATCGATGACCGCGTCGGCACCCTTGAAGTCGGGAAGAGCGCCGATCTCGTCGTTGTTGACGATCCACCCTTGGAGAACCCTCAAACGGTGGCTGAACCGCGTGTGGTAGTAAAGCGCGGAGAGGTGGTTGCATGA
- a CDS encoding M28 family peptidase has protein sequence MLKLIDREIEATFRDRIDSEELERHIDAFDGLERVSGTEDEWTASEYVVETLTEYGVDATLEEFDAYVSVPEDAELTVTTPTHREVTDAITTSFGASTPAAGIHAEVVHLPNVDAESVANTDITDRIVFTRGLPTPEPVRLLENAGATAVIFESVTPDELHEMIVTPVWGTPELGDEADIPNLPVIEILQQDGAWLRRRLDDGPVEATVTTEVTTEIRTLPCPVGRLEGNKSDRFFLIGNHVDSWYEGLTDNATAMAATLELARIFAEEQPRRGLVFGFWPGHSTGRYAGSAWYADEYWADLRQNGVAYLHLDLNGLRGADSLWYQHMAELGDEHLNTMETASDFPLREDDESFLGDSDRPARNSDQSFWGAGLSSLLSGARLDPGTQDGGPIGGGWWWHTPEDTRDKVDIDVLVEETKLYVSLAARICESPVLPHDYSATAADIRTELDAIDPDDEWFTDVRSELDAFETAITEANEVIDHVDTETESSLKAVEDLQVDLGNLLVPALYTSGSEHHQESALPFAPLPGLRIDELSELTGRELLFAKTTLQREENRLADRLRAATDRIERFID, from the coding sequence ATGTTAAAACTCATCGATCGGGAGATAGAAGCGACGTTTCGAGATCGCATTGATTCTGAAGAGCTCGAACGACACATCGATGCATTCGACGGATTAGAGCGCGTCTCGGGGACGGAAGACGAATGGACAGCGAGCGAATACGTCGTTGAGACGCTTACGGAATATGGTGTTGACGCGACACTCGAAGAATTTGATGCATATGTCAGTGTTCCGGAGGACGCTGAACTTACCGTGACAACGCCGACGCATCGAGAGGTGACGGACGCCATCACCACTTCGTTCGGCGCAAGCACTCCCGCAGCCGGGATCCATGCGGAGGTCGTTCACCTCCCGAATGTGGATGCCGAATCGGTTGCGAACACCGATATCACCGACCGTATCGTCTTTACTCGCGGTCTTCCGACACCCGAGCCAGTGCGATTACTCGAAAACGCTGGTGCCACTGCAGTAATCTTCGAATCGGTCACACCCGATGAGCTCCACGAGATGATTGTCACGCCAGTCTGGGGAACTCCTGAACTCGGTGATGAGGCGGACATTCCAAACCTTCCGGTAATCGAAATACTACAACAAGACGGCGCGTGGCTTCGTCGCCGTCTTGATGACGGGCCAGTCGAAGCAACAGTGACCACAGAAGTGACGACTGAAATACGGACACTTCCGTGTCCGGTTGGGCGTCTCGAGGGGAACAAGAGCGACCGTTTCTTTCTCATCGGTAATCACGTGGACTCGTGGTATGAAGGACTCACGGACAACGCCACTGCGATGGCGGCAACACTCGAACTTGCACGTATCTTTGCCGAGGAGCAGCCACGCCGCGGACTTGTCTTCGGGTTTTGGCCCGGTCACTCGACCGGCCGATACGCTGGCAGTGCGTGGTATGCTGACGAGTATTGGGCTGACCTACGCCAAAACGGCGTTGCCTATCTTCACCTCGATCTGAATGGGTTACGAGGTGCCGACAGTCTCTGGTACCAGCATATGGCTGAACTCGGTGACGAACATCTCAATACCATGGAAACGGCAAGCGACTTCCCTCTCCGCGAGGACGATGAGAGCTTCCTTGGCGACTCAGATCGCCCAGCACGAAATTCGGATCAATCATTTTGGGGTGCTGGGCTTTCCTCGCTTCTCTCTGGTGCACGTCTTGACCCTGGAACACAAGATGGTGGCCCAATTGGTGGTGGGTGGTGGTGGCATACGCCTGAAGACACCCGCGACAAAGTCGATATAGACGTACTTGTCGAAGAAACCAAGCTCTACGTATCGCTGGCAGCGCGCATTTGTGAATCTCCTGTCCTCCCTCATGATTATAGCGCCACTGCGGCTGACATTCGTACTGAACTCGACGCAATCGATCCTGACGATGAGTGGTTTACTGATGTTCGATCCGAACTTGATGCCTTTGAGACAGCCATCACTGAAGCGAATGAGGTCATCGATCACGTGGATACTGAAACCGAATCGTCGTTGAAGGCCGTCGAAGATTTGCAGGTCGATCTCGGAAATTTGCTCGTTCCTGCCCTTTATACCTCCGGTAGCGAGCATCATCAGGAATCGGCACTTCCGTTTGCACCCCTTCCTGGCCTCCGAATCGATGAGTTATCGGAGCTCACCGGACGTGAGCTACTCTTCGCTAAAACGACGCTCCAACGAGAGGAAAACCGCCTTGCAGATCGTCTTCGCGCCGCGACTGATCGAATTGAGCGATTCATAGACTAG
- a CDS encoding SDR family NAD(P)-dependent oxidoreductase produces the protein MSKRAAIVTGAASGIGKATVERFADDDEHEYVVGFDVDDRVTEIDDVEGMVVDVSDYDAVMEAVTVVEEYADVASLVGCAAISRDVWVGDLEPEEWGDLIAVNLTGQYTVARAVGPKMYDRGEGTIVTLSSGAGQRGSVSAGVHYSASKAGILGLTKGLAKQLAPSVRVNCVVPGLIDTPLTTDSGLWTEEEIEAFTADLPIQRLGSADEVAEVIEFLSGEGGAYMTGSVVTVDGGASLS, from the coding sequence ATGTCTAAGCGAGCGGCTATTGTAACGGGCGCGGCCAGTGGAATCGGAAAAGCGACTGTCGAGCGATTCGCCGATGACGACGAACACGAGTATGTGGTTGGCTTTGACGTGGATGACCGCGTCACGGAGATAGATGATGTAGAGGGAATGGTCGTGGACGTTTCCGATTATGACGCCGTGATGGAGGCCGTTACGGTCGTCGAAGAGTATGCTGATGTAGCGAGCCTCGTCGGATGCGCAGCTATTTCTCGAGACGTCTGGGTCGGCGATCTTGAACCCGAAGAATGGGGCGACCTCATCGCAGTGAATCTCACCGGTCAATACACTGTTGCACGTGCGGTTGGGCCAAAAATGTACGATCGCGGCGAGGGAACCATCGTTACATTGTCAAGCGGTGCTGGACAGCGTGGAAGCGTGAGTGCCGGTGTTCACTACTCAGCTTCGAAAGCAGGGATTCTTGGTCTCACAAAGGGGTTAGCAAAACAGCTTGCACCGTCAGTCCGTGTCAATTGCGTCGTTCCAGGGCTCATCGATACGCCATTAACGACCGACTCAGGATTGTGGACGGAAGAAGAGATCGAAGCATTCACCGCGGATCTACCGATACAACGACTGGGTTCGGCAGACGAAGTAGCCGAAGTAATCGAGTTTTTGTCCGGTGAGGGCGGTGCATACATGACGGGAAGTGTCGTCACTGTTGATGGCGGTGCCAGTCTCTCCTAG
- a CDS encoding LLM class flavin-dependent oxidoreductase, whose product MEFAVNIPTSCGTSEYSTLAFCEDISWEKQRDFSVKIEELGFDGIAVPDHLMTGDGPTTECLVTTTGLAGITSDVYLYPKTINNHLRHGPLLAKIAATLDCVSDGRLKLGMGAGWKEDEATAYGYEWPDAPTRLREMEETIEVMKHLWTETNVSYDGEFYTLSEADCRPHPLQDPHPPIMIGGGGEEFTLRITAKHGDVWNYWGSLELMKRKLSVLSNHCETYGRDYDDIQKSWFARCIIRESDENVSELLDSAPRFKSENRDADQNHLVGTPEEIIAEIKQYKDLGIDEIVVEFVDFPQTEGARCFAEHVIPEFD is encoded by the coding sequence ATGGAGTTTGCAGTAAATATCCCCACCAGTTGTGGGACATCAGAATACAGTACCCTTGCGTTCTGTGAGGATATTAGCTGGGAGAAACAGCGTGATTTTTCCGTCAAAATAGAAGAGCTCGGATTCGACGGGATCGCCGTCCCTGACCATTTGATGACCGGTGACGGGCCGACTACGGAGTGTCTCGTGACAACGACTGGGTTAGCCGGCATTACATCGGACGTGTACCTGTATCCGAAAACGATTAACAACCATCTACGACATGGGCCATTGTTGGCAAAGATAGCGGCAACACTTGATTGTGTCAGTGATGGTCGTCTGAAACTCGGGATGGGGGCAGGGTGGAAAGAGGACGAGGCAACGGCGTACGGCTATGAGTGGCCGGATGCACCAACTCGTTTGCGAGAGATGGAGGAAACAATTGAGGTAATGAAGCATCTCTGGACCGAGACGAACGTATCGTACGATGGGGAGTTTTACACGCTCTCTGAGGCAGACTGCAGACCACATCCTCTGCAAGATCCACACCCGCCAATAATGATTGGAGGTGGTGGTGAGGAATTCACGCTCAGAATCACAGCCAAACATGGAGATGTATGGAATTACTGGGGATCACTTGAGTTGATGAAGCGAAAGCTCAGCGTGCTTTCGAACCATTGTGAGACGTATGGCCGTGATTACGACGATATCCAGAAATCCTGGTTTGCCCGCTGTATCATCCGTGAATCAGACGAAAATGTATCGGAACTACTCGATTCTGCACCACGGTTTAAATCAGAAAATCGGGATGCCGATCAAAACCATCTCGTCGGCACACCGGAAGAGATCATCGCAGAAATAAAACAGTACAAGGATCTCGGTATCGATGAAATTGTCGTAGAGTTCGTCGATTTCCCACAGACAGAAGGAGCACGGTGTTTTGCAGAGCATGTTATACCTGAATTCGACTGA
- a CDS encoding TRAM domain-containing protein yields the protein MEIPDELRCLFSSEIEAEDGSYTLTVPSREVVNGDIQPDSAYRVAILKQPSSADSSARETESSTTSPSTRQEQNQDQQSNQSTAPVEEGDRRTVEIEDVGEQGDGIARVERGYVIIVPDTEKRDRVTVEIANVTPTVAFAEVVERKAYYE from the coding sequence ATGGAAATTCCCGACGAACTACGTTGTTTGTTTAGTAGCGAAATCGAAGCAGAGGATGGATCATACACGCTCACAGTGCCAAGCCGAGAAGTTGTAAATGGCGACATCCAGCCGGACAGTGCATACCGGGTGGCGATACTGAAACAGCCGTCATCAGCGGACAGCTCAGCGCGAGAGACAGAATCTTCGACTACATCACCGTCGACACGCCAGGAACAGAATCAAGACCAACAGTCGAATCAATCAACAGCCCCAGTCGAAGAGGGCGACCGCCGAACAGTCGAAATCGAAGACGTTGGTGAGCAAGGCGATGGTATCGCCCGCGTCGAGCGCGGCTACGTGATTATCGTGCCCGACACGGAGAAACGCGACCGAGTCACCGTCGAGATCGCTAATGTCACGCCAACCGTGGCATTCGCTGAGGTCGTCGAACGAAAAGCCTACTACGAGTAG
- a CDS encoding alpha/beta hydrolase, giving the protein MTTFVLIHGAWLTPLCWGRFEEYLSDRSHTILAPAWPGHDRSVEKISDDPAPITGLSLGQIVDHYATFIEKLREPPVLIGHSTGGLVVQLLLDRGLGAAGVALDPAPAKGISLPRSTLKAVWPVLSNPLNWNRAVMLSSDQFQFGFVNTWPEDNAREAYNRYAVPETGRIFFQAGTAALTPSAASTVDFANDDRAPLLLVAGEKDNTCPPSTTREAADKYERGDAVTHFHEVDGRPHLLMVGEG; this is encoded by the coding sequence ATGACGACGTTCGTTCTCATCCATGGTGCATGGCTGACTCCCCTCTGTTGGGGACGTTTTGAAGAGTACCTCAGCGACCGCAGCCACACCATCTTAGCGCCGGCGTGGCCAGGTCACGACCGCTCTGTCGAGAAAATAAGTGACGACCCTGCACCGATCACCGGCCTCAGTCTCGGTCAGATCGTTGACCACTACGCTACTTTCATCGAGAAGCTTCGCGAGCCCCCCGTGTTGATTGGTCATTCCACTGGCGGACTGGTTGTTCAACTCCTCCTTGACCGGGGGCTCGGTGCGGCAGGTGTAGCACTCGACCCGGCGCCCGCCAAAGGGATAAGCCTCCCTCGGTCAACGCTGAAAGCCGTGTGGCCTGTGCTGTCGAACCCACTCAACTGGAACCGCGCCGTGATGTTGTCATCCGATCAGTTCCAGTTCGGGTTCGTCAACACATGGCCTGAGGATAACGCTCGGGAGGCATACAATCGATACGCGGTGCCCGAAACCGGACGGATCTTCTTCCAGGCCGGCACGGCTGCCCTGACCCCGAGCGCCGCGAGTACCGTCGACTTCGCCAATGACGATCGGGCGCCACTCCTACTCGTCGCTGGCGAAAAGGACAACACGTGCCCACCATCGACCACTCGCGAAGCTGCCGACAAGTATGAACGAGGCGATGCAGTCACCCACTTCCACGAGGTTGATGGTCGTCCACACCTCCTAATGGTTGGCGAGGGTTGA
- a CDS encoding FRG domain-containing protein, which produces MAQESVTVERAEDWKTLQRLLYRDSWNEDINRYRSSNVFRGHSNRKYTLTTSLQRFVGDSGQWDLELRLLRNFNKYAQQYIDEPESFYHLWSLAQHHGLPTQLLDWTYSPMVATFFATGGARDVDGEILVVDYAAAHQLIPDVYRTVLEQADTEMFDVDLAESGTNQLLQESRESEHNDRIRAGSLDLFELFELYMEMTDNHSEPYVWFFEPPPIDQRIANQSGVLAGWFPIDPRQPMDEWLETHPEFFRRIVIPAERKQEFRDKLDRANINDRTLFPDLDGLAMWLTEYYSPTVKSNS; this is translated from the coding sequence ATGGCTCAAGAGAGTGTGACAGTCGAACGAGCCGAGGATTGGAAAACGCTCCAACGACTTCTGTATCGAGATTCATGGAACGAAGATATCAATCGTTATCGCTCATCAAACGTTTTCCGCGGCCACTCAAACCGGAAGTACACACTCACGACGTCGCTCCAGCGGTTTGTGGGTGACTCTGGTCAGTGGGATCTCGAGCTCCGGCTCCTGCGCAACTTCAACAAATATGCCCAACAGTATATCGATGAGCCAGAATCCTTCTACCATCTTTGGTCACTCGCACAGCACCACGGGCTACCAACACAGTTACTCGACTGGACATATTCACCGATGGTGGCAACGTTCTTCGCGACCGGCGGTGCTCGCGATGTGGACGGTGAAATACTCGTCGTCGATTACGCAGCAGCTCACCAACTAATTCCGGATGTCTACCGAACAGTGCTCGAGCAGGCAGACACCGAGATGTTCGATGTTGACCTCGCTGAATCGGGGACTAACCAACTTCTTCAGGAATCTCGCGAGAGTGAACATAACGATCGCATCCGAGCGGGGTCGCTGGATCTCTTCGAACTTTTCGAGCTGTATATGGAGATGACTGATAACCACTCCGAGCCATACGTTTGGTTTTTCGAGCCGCCACCTATCGACCAACGAATTGCGAATCAGTCCGGAGTTCTCGCAGGGTGGTTTCCAATTGATCCGCGACAACCGATGGATGAATGGCTCGAAACTCATCCAGAATTCTTCAGGAGAATCGTCATCCCTGCCGAACGAAAACAGGAGTTCCGTGACAAACTTGACCGAGCAAATATTAATGACCGGACGCTCTTCCCTGATCTGGATGGATTAGCGATGTGGCTAACTGAGTATTATAGTCCCACTGTGAAGAGCAACTCGTAG
- a CDS encoding epoxide hydrolase family protein, translating to MSTSIEVKPFSIDVPEEQLDDLRRRIAATRWPDEEPVTDESQGVQLATLQDLARYWETEYDWRTCEEKLNALPQFKTEIDGLDIHFIHVRSDHEEALPLIATHGWPGSILEFMEVIEPLTDPTEHGGNASDAFHLVIPSMPGYGFSDKPTETGWDPGRIARAWVELMKRLGYEQFVAQGGDWGAAICDVMAMQEPPELLGIHSNMPSTVPPDVSKALVRGDPAPSDLSDDERRAYERLNEFFTKDIGYAIEMGTRPQTLYGLSDSPVDLAAWMLDHDIRSYERIAGLFDGQPFGAITRDDILDNITLYWLTNTGVSSARLYWDTLYEGEGRFFDAVDVSIPAAVSIFPDEIHPAPRSWTEQAYHDLIHYNELDEGGHFAAWEVPELLASEVQAAFRPLR from the coding sequence ATGTCAACTTCAATTGAGGTTAAACCCTTTAGCATCGACGTTCCTGAAGAGCAACTTGACGACCTCCGCCGGCGCATCGCTGCCACGCGGTGGCCCGACGAGGAACCAGTCACGGATGAATCGCAAGGCGTCCAGCTCGCTACGCTTCAAGACCTCGCACGCTATTGGGAGACAGAATACGATTGGCGAACGTGCGAGGAAAAACTGAACGCCCTCCCGCAATTCAAAACCGAAATCGACGGGCTAGACATCCATTTCATTCATGTTCGTTCAGACCATGAAGAGGCACTGCCGCTCATCGCTACGCACGGATGGCCTGGCTCGATCCTCGAGTTTATGGAGGTAATCGAGCCGCTTACCGATCCCACTGAACATGGTGGTAACGCATCGGATGCGTTCCATCTGGTAATTCCGTCGATGCCGGGCTACGGGTTTTCAGACAAGCCGACCGAGACCGGCTGGGATCCTGGCCGCATCGCTCGTGCTTGGGTCGAGCTGATGAAACGACTGGGATACGAGCAGTTCGTGGCGCAAGGGGGTGATTGGGGTGCGGCTATCTGCGACGTGATGGCTATGCAGGAACCGCCGGAATTGCTTGGCATCCACTCCAATATGCCGTCTACTGTTCCACCCGACGTGTCAAAGGCGCTTGTGCGCGGCGATCCGGCACCGTCCGATCTCTCAGACGACGAACGTCGGGCGTACGAGCGGCTGAACGAGTTCTTTACGAAGGACATAGGATATGCAATCGAGATGGGAACGCGTCCACAGACGCTCTACGGACTGTCGGATTCGCCCGTCGACCTGGCAGCGTGGATGCTCGACCACGACATTCGCAGTTACGAGCGAATCGCAGGCCTTTTCGACGGTCAACCGTTCGGCGCCATCACCCGAGACGATATCCTCGACAACATCACGCTCTACTGGCTGACGAACACGGGAGTTTCTTCGGCTCGTCTCTACTGGGATACGCTTTACGAAGGAGAGGGACGCTTCTTTGATGCTGTCGACGTCTCCATCCCGGCTGCTGTAAGCATCTTCCCTGACGAAATTCATCCAGCCCCGCGGAGTTGGACAGAGCAAGCCTATCACGACCTCATCCATTACAACGAGCTCGACGAAGGTGGGCACTTTGCGGCCTGGGAAGTACCAGAGCTATTGGCGTCTGAGGTCCAAGCAGCATTCAGACCACTCCGCTAG